The genomic region CGAGAATTTCAAGCTCGGCGGCCTCGTCAAATACGGCCTAGACTACGAGAGCCTGCACAAGCTCAATCCGAAATTGGTCTATTGCTCAATCACCGGCTTTGGCCAGACCGGTCCCTATGCCAATCTCGCCGGCTACGACTACATCGTCCAGGGCATGTCCGGCTTCATGTCGATCACCGGCGAGACAGACGGCCAGCCGATGAAGGCCGGCGTCGCCATCGCCGACATTTTCACTGGGATCTACGCTGTCTCGGCAATCGAGGCGGCCCTGATCCATGCCCTCAAATCCGGTGAAGGGCAACTGGTCGACATGGCGCTGCTCGACGTCCAGGCGGCCGTGCTGGCGAACCAGAACATGAACTACCTGATATCAGGCAAGGCGCCGGAGCGGCTGGGCAATGCTCATCCCAACATCTCTCCCTATGAGGTGGTGCCCGTCGCCGATGGCTTCCTGATCCTCGCCATTGGCAACGATGGCCAGTTCCGCCGTCTTTGCGGCCTGCTCGGTATCGAGGCTATAGCCGGCAACGAGCGCTTCGCCACCAACAAGGCCCGCGTCGCCAACCGCATGGAAGTTCGTCAGCTCGTCTCGACCGAGACGCTGAAATGGACCAAGGCCGCCCTGCTGCAGCGCTGTGAGCAGAATGGCGTGCCGGCTGGTCCCATCAATACCATCGAGGAAATGTTTGCCGACCCCCAGGTGGTGGCGCGTGGCCTGCGCATCGATCTCGACGACGCAGCCGGCAACGCCATTCCCGGCGTTCGCACCCCGGTCATTCTCTCGGAAACACCCCTACGCTACGAACGGCCGAGCCCGAGGCTCGGCGAACATCAGGACGAGGTGCTGGCGGAACTCGCTGCGCTCGAAGGAAAGGCAAGATCATGAAACGCACAGGCGGCCAGCTCATCGTCGAGGCTTTGAAAGCCAATGGCGTCAAGCGCATCTCCTGCGTTCCCGGCGAAAGCTTCCTGGCCGTGCTCGACGCGCTGCATGACAGCGACATCGACGTTCTCGTCTGCCGCCAGGAAGGCGGTGCTTCAATGATGGCCGATGCCTGGGGCCGGCTGACCGGCGAACCCGGCATCTGCATGGTGACACGCGGCCCGGGCGCTACGAATGCTTCTGCCGGCCTCCATATCGCCCGCCAGGATTCCATCCCGATGATCCTCTTCATCGGCCAGGTGCAGCGCGATGCCCGCGAACGCGAGGCATTTCAGGAAGTCGAATATCGCCGCGCCTTCACCGAGTTCGCCAAGTGGGTCGGCGAGATCGACGATGCCGCCCGCATTCCAGAATTCGTCACCCGCGCCTTTGCCATCGCCACATCCGGACGCCCTGGCCCCGTCGTGTTGAGCCTGCCGGAAGACATGCTGCGCGACCTCGTCGAGGCGCCCGAGGCAAAGCCCTACATGCCGGTGGCGAGCCATCCCGGTAAAAGCCAGATCGACGATCTCCAGCGCCGGCTGATGGCGGCCGAGCGGCCGATGGTCATCGTCGGCGGCACGCGCTGGAACGACGAAGCGGTGGCATCGCTCCGCACGTTCGCCGAACGCTTCCAGCTACCGGTCGGCTGCTCGTTCCGCCGGCAGATGCTGTTCGACAATCTTCATCCCTGCTATGCAGGCGATGTCGGCATCGGCATCAACCCGGCGCTCGGCAAGGAGATCAGGGAGGCCGACCTTCTCATCCTGGTAGGCGGTCGTTTCTCCGAAATGCCGTCCTCCGGCTATACGCTGATGGATATCCCCTACCCGGCGCAGACGCTGGTCCACATCCATCCCGATCCGTCGGAACTCGGGCGCGTTTACCGGCCGGATCTTGCCATCTGCGCCAGCCCTGCCGATTTCGTCTCCGCTCTGGCGGATCTTCCCGCGCCGGCAACGCCCGTCTGGGCAGAGCGCACCGCCCGGATGCATGCCGCCTACCGCACATGGTCCAAAACCCCTGAAACCAGCCCAGGCGATGTCCACATGGGCCGGATCATGGACTGGATCGAGGCGAACACGGCAGCCGATACCATTTTCACCAATGGTGCCGGCAACTATGCGACCTGGCTGCATCGCTTCCATCGCTTCCGCCAGTTCAACACCCAGGCAGCCCCGGCATCCGGTTCGATGGGCTACGGCCTTCCGGCGGCGGTGGCTGCGAAGGCATTGTATCCGGAGCGTGAAGTCATCTGCTTTGCAGGCGACGGCTGCTTCATGATGCACGGACAGGAATTTGCGACGGCGGTGCAACACGGCCTGCCGATCATCACGCTGGTGATCAACAACGGCATGTACGGCACGATCCGCATGCACCAGGAACGCGACTATCCCGGCCGTGTCAGCGGCACGAAGCTCACCAATCCCGACTTCGCGGCCTTCGCCCGCGCCTATGGTGGCCATGGCGAGACGGTGAAGACGACGGCAGAGTTTGCACCCGCCATCGAGCGCGCACGGGCAAGCGGCAAGCCCGCGATCATCGAGATCGTACTCGACCCGCAGGCAATCACGCCAACGCGGACGCTCAACGAGATTGCCGGCCTGAAGTAGCAGGGGGCGGCCTGCCGCCGGGCCGCCTCTTTGGAACAAGTTAGATCAGTAGGATGCCAGTACGGCGCTGCCAAAATTCGGTTGCACACCCAAAAGCGGTGCCGCTCTGGTGATAATATCGCGAACCATCGGCGCGGCATTGTTGGTGGCGAAGGTCAGCCCCTTTTCACCCGTGCGCGGCTCGTCGCAGAAGCTGAAAACCACGTATCGCGGATTGTCGATCGGGAATGCCCCCAGAAAGTCGTTAAAGCTGAGCACATGCGAGTACTTGCCGTTGATGACCTTGTTAGCGGTACCTGTCTTTCCGCCGACATGGTAGCCCGGCACGTCGGCGCTCTTGCCGGAACCCTGCTCGCCGTTGAGCTTGAAAAGCGCCCGCAGCGTGTCGCTGGTGCTGGGCTTCACGACAACCTTGGCAACGGCGTCCGCCTCCGCCTGTGTGCGCGGCAGGAAAGTCGGCTCGATTAGCCAACCGCCATCCATCAAGGCAGCGCCGGCAACGGCCGTCTGTAGCGGCGTCGTAGCCACGCCATGACCGAACGCGACGGTAATGGAGTTGATCTTCTTCCAGACTTTCGGCTGGCTCGGCATCTTCACTTCAGGAAGCTCGGTCTGCATCTTCGACAACAGTCCTAGTCGTGCAAGATACGCCCTCTGTGCGTCCATTCCGACAATTTCGATCATGCGTGCAGTGCCGATATTCGAAGAATACCGAAAGATCTCGGGAACCGTCAGCCAGCGACGGGGCACGTCGCGGTCGTCGTGGATCGTGAAGCCGGCGACATGCAGAGACTGGGAGGCATCGAATGTATCGGTCAGCTTGACGCTGCCAGTGTCCATCGCCATGGCCATCGAGAAGGTCTTGAAGGTCGACCCCATTTCGTTGGTACCGTTCGTCATCCGATTGAGCCAACCATCGGCGCCATTGGCATTCGGTGCGTTTGGGTCGAAGTCCGGTGCCGACGCCATAGCCAGCACTTCGCCCGTCTTGATGTCGAGAATGACCGCGCCGGCCGATTTGCTCTGGTACTTCGTCAATGCATCCACGACGACATCATGAACTATGTTCTGGGCGCGGATATCGATCGACAGCTTCACCGGTTCAAGCGGTTCGCTGCTCGCAAGACCCGCCGACGTCAGGTCGGAAAGGCCCTGGTTATCGAGATATTTCTCCATGCCGGCAACGCCATGATTGTCGATATCGACATAGCCGAGCACATGCGCAGCGGTGCTGCCGCCGGGATAGAAGCGGCGGACTTCCGGGCGGAAGCCGATGGCGGGAAGTCCGAGGGCGAGGATCTCGCCCTGCTGCTTCGGTGTCAGCTGACGCTCCAGCCAGACGAAATGCGACCGCTTGTCGGACAGCTTGCGGTAGGTCGATTTCCTGTCGAGATTGGGAAAGATTTTCGTCAGCTTTTCGATGGTGTCGTCGACATCGACCATCTTGATCGGCTCGGCATACATCGAGAATGTCCGGATGTCGGTTGCCAGCAGCGCGCCGTTGCGATCCTCGATATCGGGACGCGAGGCCATGGCCGGACCTGCCGGAATGTTCGTCGTGTCCGCCTGCGGCTGCATGCCGAGGAAAATCAGCTTTCCGAACACCACGCAGTAGACGACGCAGAGAGTACCCGCCAGGATGCCGAGCCGAGACTTGCTCTGCCGCGACTTGCGGACATTGCCCTTTTTGGAATCCTTGCCGCGGGGGGCGCCAAGACTAAGCCTTATCAGGCGGTCGCTGCGAAGCGTAAGGGCGTGGATAAGAGACATCGTCCAACTTTTTAACAGGCACGGATGCGGTTGAAGACGGCAACCTTATAATCAGATTAACTTAGCGTTAAGGATATTAAGAAACCGTAAAGCCGGAGGCACCGCTGCCCTCACGGTTCCGTTACATTGGCCTATCCGCAAAAAAGCCGGCGAGGATAAGGCACCCGCCGGCTTTCTTTGTACAGGACGAAGATCAGCCGATTGCGGCTGTGACCGTGAACTCAACCTTGTATTTCGGCGCGGCAAGCTTTGCTTCGCTCGTGGCGCGGGCCGGCGTGTTGGCCGGGTCGACCCAGGCTTCCCAGGCAGCGTTCATCTCGGCGAAATAGGACATGTCCGAGAGATAGATCAGCGTCTGCAGGATCTTGGACTTGTCGGTGCCGGCAGCCGCCAGCAGGCGGTCGACTTCGGCCAGCGCGTATTTGCACTGTTCGGTAACAGTTTCGCCTTCGCCGACCTGG from Rhizobium tumorigenes harbors:
- a CDS encoding RidA family protein, which codes for MSIKRIDPGARMSGAVVHGNTVYLAGQVGEGETVTEQCKYALAEVDRLLAAAGTDKSKILQTLIYLSDMSYFAEMNAAWEAWVDPANTPARATSEAKLAAPKYKVEFTVTAAIG
- a CDS encoding peptidoglycan D,D-transpeptidase FtsI family protein, with amino-acid sequence MSLIHALTLRSDRLIRLSLGAPRGKDSKKGNVRKSRQSKSRLGILAGTLCVVYCVVFGKLIFLGMQPQADTTNIPAGPAMASRPDIEDRNGALLATDIRTFSMYAEPIKMVDVDDTIEKLTKIFPNLDRKSTYRKLSDKRSHFVWLERQLTPKQQGEILALGLPAIGFRPEVRRFYPGGSTAAHVLGYVDIDNHGVAGMEKYLDNQGLSDLTSAGLASSEPLEPVKLSIDIRAQNIVHDVVVDALTKYQSKSAGAVILDIKTGEVLAMASAPDFDPNAPNANGADGWLNRMTNGTNEMGSTFKTFSMAMAMDTGSVKLTDTFDASQSLHVAGFTIHDDRDVPRRWLTVPEIFRYSSNIGTARMIEIVGMDAQRAYLARLGLLSKMQTELPEVKMPSQPKVWKKINSITVAFGHGVATTPLQTAVAGAALMDGGWLIEPTFLPRTQAEADAVAKVVVKPSTSDTLRALFKLNGEQGSGKSADVPGYHVGGKTGTANKVINGKYSHVLSFNDFLGAFPIDNPRYVVFSFCDEPRTGEKGLTFATNNAAPMVRDIITRAAPLLGVQPNFGSAVLASY
- a CDS encoding thiamine pyrophosphate-binding protein, yielding MKRTGGQLIVEALKANGVKRISCVPGESFLAVLDALHDSDIDVLVCRQEGGASMMADAWGRLTGEPGICMVTRGPGATNASAGLHIARQDSIPMILFIGQVQRDAREREAFQEVEYRRAFTEFAKWVGEIDDAARIPEFVTRAFAIATSGRPGPVVLSLPEDMLRDLVEAPEAKPYMPVASHPGKSQIDDLQRRLMAAERPMVIVGGTRWNDEAVASLRTFAERFQLPVGCSFRRQMLFDNLHPCYAGDVGIGINPALGKEIREADLLILVGGRFSEMPSSGYTLMDIPYPAQTLVHIHPDPSELGRVYRPDLAICASPADFVSALADLPAPATPVWAERTARMHAAYRTWSKTPETSPGDVHMGRIMDWIEANTAADTIFTNGAGNYATWLHRFHRFRQFNTQAAPASGSMGYGLPAAVAAKALYPEREVICFAGDGCFMMHGQEFATAVQHGLPIITLVINNGMYGTIRMHQERDYPGRVSGTKLTNPDFAAFARAYGGHGETVKTTAEFAPAIERARASGKPAIIEIVLDPQAITPTRTLNEIAGLK
- a CDS encoding CaiB/BaiF CoA transferase family protein, producing the protein MTNRPIKKPPLAGIRVIELARVLAGPWAGQMLADLGADVIKVENPDGGDDTRQWGPPFVEDAEGANLSAAYYHSANRGKRSIVADLRTDEGQDLVRRLAMTADVLIENFKLGGLVKYGLDYESLHKLNPKLVYCSITGFGQTGPYANLAGYDYIVQGMSGFMSITGETDGQPMKAGVAIADIFTGIYAVSAIEAALIHALKSGEGQLVDMALLDVQAAVLANQNMNYLISGKAPERLGNAHPNISPYEVVPVADGFLILAIGNDGQFRRLCGLLGIEAIAGNERFATNKARVANRMEVRQLVSTETLKWTKAALLQRCEQNGVPAGPINTIEEMFADPQVVARGLRIDLDDAAGNAIPGVRTPVILSETPLRYERPSPRLGEHQDEVLAELAALEGKARS